AACTAGAAACACgtgttcttttttatttccttCTTGAATCATTAAGAAATGAACTAGCCTTTGTTTTTTGCTGAGAAACATTGTATTCATATTCTATGATTGGTCAACTACAACACAGTTATAACGGAGAAACCACCATCTACAGACCATGTtgatattaaatacatgtattagtacACAATTGCAATGTAGTCATATATATTCCAAGTTATGGCAGACAAAAATGGCAACACATTCACGAGTGAAAGTTACCCAATacaattgtaattgaaaatatatcaaagacaACTGTGGtaaaaatgaatgtaaatattaaaagatgAAGATTCATATATAAGTCAGGTTAGtaattattgttatatatataatttataccaATTTCTCTCTTCCTTTCATTAGTTGTTTGCCCAGCAAAGAATTCATTCATAAGTCCTTCCAAGGCTTGCAAGGAATTTTCATCTGAAgcctgaaaataaatatatatttaattaattacaataGTCATTGATAGTTCAAACATCAATTGTTGGAGTTTATTTCCTAAGAATTTAAATCAACAGATTTTCAAGCCCTTCTGAGGCTGGCGagagatttttttaattgtttctatTGTTTGAATTTGTGTATTGTCCTCTAGATGTCTCTCAATTATCTTTTGTCTTTGACCTAATGagacagataaaataaaaaaagatcaattctaatatgacattcTTCTTCCCCTTTAGAACAAAGCCATGTCCTTATTCCAATAAAATATGGACTGCACATGATTGACGTCCCAATTGAAATTGCAATGTCAGTAATGTTTTGATTAATGCCAGAAATAATAAAGGGCTgtgctttagcgcatgatacgcctgttgctcttttaacttgtcttttatgctttaaatgaatttatatgatcaactagaaatatatatacaaatcaaaagggatgttacattaatatattcaccaaagtttcataaaatcccccttttttaagtataaaaattcattacttaagaaaacgtaaaatctaaaatttataaaaatggaaagggagcttatgtgacatgtcaatagatataaacaatttatcaaagttgcacaaaattttgtgaaagtgttagttattgtcccaaaatagGAAAATCCCccattttttaagcataaaaattcataacacggaaatgtaaaatctgaaatttataaaaattgaaagggagcttacatcaatagatataaacaattcaacaaagtttcatggacattggtgaaagcctttttgagttattgtctgaagtgttgaaaatccccctttttttatgaataaagccccataaatccaaaacttaaaatctgaaatttataaaaattgaaaaggagcttacatcaatagatataaacaattcaacaaagtttcatggacattggtgaaagcctttttgagttattgtccgaagtgttgaaaatcccccttttttttatgaataaagccccataaatccaaaacttaaaatctgaaattaaaaaaaaccaaaagggagcttacatcaatagatataaacaattcacttaagtttcatggacagtggtgaaagcctttttgagttactgtccgaagtgttgaaaatccccctttttttatgaataaagccccataaatccaaaacttaaaatctgaaatttataaaaattcaaagggagcttacgtcaatagaaatatacaatttacttaagtttcatggacattggtgaaagcctttttgagttattgtccgaagtgttaaaaatcccccctttttttatgaataaagccccataaatccaaaacttaaaatctgaaattaaaaaaaaacgaaagggagcttacgtcaatagatataaacaattcagttaagtttcatggaaattggtgaaagtgtttttgagttattgtccgaagtgtggacgacggacggacggacggacaaacggacggtacgacagacggacggacaacagtatgccataatacgtcccgtctaaaagatgacgggcgtataaaaatggacATTTATGATCGTGTCATTTATGCTTGTTGCTAgcaactaaattaaataaaataattctaaAGTTAAGCTGAGTTTACATTTGTCTGTTCACTATTTAATAGGTAAACAGTTGATTTTCTATGACATTGTATGACGGTTGGCTACATCAAATCAAAATAGATGCCTTTCCAACGCTAAGGTCCGGTTTGATGtatataatttcttatttttattcttagaATTGAAATTTGTTCAATCATTATTAAGGTTATTCAGAGTAGATCTAAGGTCTATCTATCTACATTTGTACATTCGTATCTGTCTTTATATTTCCGCACTCGGTCACAACTTTGACTATTACATGCCGTTGCATGCCTGGCTTTAtattaacaatttaaaagaaataaatgttCAGTAATATTACGTTACATTGCATTGGTGCAtagaaaaataaagtaaaaatataacagtgatttaattaaaaaaattgtggatTGTTATCCTATGCAGTGGTCTCgctagcccaaaatagaagggcgccgCGCCCTGGGTGCCCTCAGCTGCGCCCTGGGTGCCTTCATCcgcgcccttctgccctgacgtctttttccaaaattatcttgtgccgttttggtaaaattttgtttcatcgatttttgatctccaagttaattacatatatgacacctgtgtgattgcccccaggttaatcatgtcattacaattaattacaatgataaagacttcaaaggtgttaataagtaggtaatttaattaggacaatgtatctttttgtcatacttttgatGAATGTGTCAGCGAGTGTGTTTAGCTTGGGTCGGCATTTTCGATCTCCAAGTCACAATGGAAGAGCGTATATAAATGaagactttcatgactttagaattgaatttaagtcatcaaaataaaactatgccTTTACAGAAATGCCTTCCATCTCAACTTGTTAGCGACAAGCACAGTTTTTAATTAACCCAAACGTGGTGGAAATTGattttggagttacttcccctgttttagcttattacaaatttgtgctctaaaaatattatctagtatcaaaaaatggaataaattaccaattgaatatataataaaataataatgttaccttaaagatattaactgtctttgaacatattaaaaaatatatattgcaatttctacttgataattatacgttctaaacattgttaaattagTATTGCTCTCAAATTTACATCATTTGGTGTATTAAAAGCTATAATtcctatatagataaaaaaacaacacatatttttgatatggggtagagtgaagttaaactgtaaaaacataatatgtTGATGAAGATGTACTATATCATTCATAACTACACAATCAATGAACTAAAGACTATAGTTGAAAagcatctttattttaaaaaaaacaacatatacagtaaataaaaaaagagattCGTTTACTcgtgatacacacagaaacgtagacaaaaaaatgagcagtgccttttcttatcataaaaagtgccctgccctccactggcaccctgccccttttgatttctagctagagcactgctatgcatatattttttgtaaaactatgtacatgttaTGCAGCTTTTAGAATATTTGTGAGGAGCAGATATAGAAATCTGCTCTTTGAAGCCGTCGACTGTTGTACAAAGCATTGCTGATGTAGGAAGTAGGTTCCGTTGTACCATTGTCATTCTGGGACAAATTTCAGCtgaataccaaaagtgtaaatatgttttatattggaTGTCATTTTGTGATTCATTCTTCTTCTTCCTCCAGGTAAGGAACCGGATttcttcttcttccaggtaaggaaCCAGATTCAAAGCTAAATGTTAACTGGTTAATGGTTAATCATTACGTTGCATTAGACTCAAGATTAGAGAATTCCATGTCTGATTATGACGTTGTTTTGATGGATGGACGTCAATTACAGAACAGACTTTGATCTGAGTCTTAAcagatgatatatatatttgaaaccttttagttttataattttgaaagcCTGTATAAAGTTGTCTCATATAATCTCTTCACCTTCTCTGTTTCTGTGAGCACTGTATCTCTAAATCTTATTCTTAACCTGGCCCTAATCTAACTCTAAAACCGGCCATGACTTTGTCAGAATATAAATGCCTCAGTTATGCTTATTTATTTCACTAAATACAAACCATTTTATCTACTTGTGCAGACGGAACAAATGTAAATCACATATTATTTTTCCTGTGTACTTCCGAATGAATTAACAACTGGTTCATTTTGGACAGAAGTAGAGATGAAACTGAAAATAGTAGTAAGAACCAGTATACGCATTCGAAAGGCTTCTTGTTTTTTCcacttaaaatatcaaaatcagtttGGCGTTTGATTAGACGTAAACGTTTATTTTCGAATCAAGTTCATTTTAACGTTGACAGAAAATCGAATACACGAGTGTAGCCGATATTTTTAAGACAAAATCAGAATGTCACTTGACGGTCAGGGATCCCCACCAAAAGAGATTGAAGACATACCTCTCGACGAAGATGATGATGTAAGAGTTGAAATATATTCATTGACGGAGAAATTCGATCGAAGAGGAAACCGAGTCTATTCGCCCAAAATGGCAAAATAACGTTTGCTCCGATTTCTCGTTCGTCCCCTTTCACGTTGAAATCCCAAACGTTTGcacccttttttttaaagttttgtgttGAATAAGATTTTAAGCATGcgtcaattgatattttaaagtgactattagtgtgtctttctatgacAGTTAGTCtaatgttgtgatgttacatcATACATTTACACTATAATTTTGTTTCAGGCTTaggtttcaggtaagggtgaaggttggtaactatttaaaaaatttaacctgctgcatttgtttgcacctgttttAATTCTGGAACCTTTTGTTCAGTAGATGTcgcttgttgatgtggttcataagtgtttctcgtttgttttataattttatatagattacactTTTggttagtccgagattactctgacttccaacggctgttttgacagacaagctggggctgtgGGATGTCAGAGCTcttcccatatcaaaaagtggatatttgcccgtccaaaatagatgcgctgcttttTTTGCCAACTAatggccttggaattatataaatcgggtatcaatttgttcatttttcatttatctcttcatttatgtaagctTCACCTACCTGCCATcctttattttctcataattagacagttttcacagtgacacaTCGATTCAGACAGTTTTACTTCTTTGAAAAATCGACAGATGTATATGGCACATGACATATCTCTTAGTGTTAATTTGTGAtgtcttcattattttttatggaaattatatatatatataatttattttcaggAGGTTATGGATGAAACCATTGTTGAGAGATTGGTTGGTTTAACAGAAATGTTTCCTGAAGGCCTTAGAAATTTCTGCAGTCAAGCTGTCAGTTTATCAGGAAAATATACAGTACAAGGATATGGTCTGACCAGGAACTTACTGTGGGTGGCCACATCTGCTGCAACACTTTTAGTCTTACCTGTTGTGTTTGAAAAAGAAAGGGCTCAACATCAAGAACAACAAAGACAGCAAGAAAGACAggtgataaaaaaaatctgaatttcaaaaaattaagggTCTACTGTTATCCAACCAATTCATAAATTTGTTtttcacatttgaaaaaaataagccaTTCAATGATCAAACTTCGAAAGTCTCTGATATGTTttcaccaacaaaaaaaaaaaaagtaaaaataaatagcacaaaaaggctaaatgttaaaataaaaagttgTAACAGAAAAAGTTGATTTACTGTTatcattgtaaatttttaaatttagtgaatttttatttcaaaacagtGATTTAGATTAAAGAGATGAATTATGTAAGATAATAAATCTAGTAgataaatttaaaagacaaatcaaacaaaaaccaACATCTGTATCAATACATAAAAATGGTTAGAGCAACAATGGTATGCAATGAATTCAAGATTTTTTGAAGTGAACATGTAAAGTTAGAGAATATCTTCAGTGTTAAACATCTCCTACAAGTTTGGGGCATACTATGTAGACATTATTCAAAAATCTGTTTTTAAAGTTGTCAAAAACATGCCATATCTTCAAAgtcttttgataaatattttactcAAATCCTAAATAGATCATATAATCATAATGGGAACAAATATTTGTAGATTTCCCAAAAAATATGTCTATTGGCTTTATAAccattgagcatgttgagtgtGTTCTTAGTTGAGAAGATTTATGGGTGCTTGCTTATTAGTTGAACCATGAATTccttataaaatattgcaaataaaaaagaaaaaaatattactatcAAATAAcaacctaccaaattagacttacATGACTGTTGTACATCACTTaaagtttgttaattttttttttttttacagatattgcTGGGACCAAATGCCGCTATGGGTGGAAGTTCTCCCATGATGCCAGGAATGATGCCACCAATGCCACCAACATCATGATAAAAACAATGTTATCATTTATGTATTTGGATGAGTGTTAGAATGAATGTGTGTATGTTTGCAGTAGTAATTGTACAAAccattttaatattaaattgatGTTGAACAGACCATTAGAATAATGTATTACAGTGATTTTTAAACATGCAAGATGGAAAAATTCTGAAGAGAGCAATCCATCTTAGTCTATTATTACTGACAAAATCAGACAATTTGTAAAAACTTCATTAAAAAAAGAATCCATAACAGTTGCTTACACATAATTCAGATTTTTTAGTTATACATAATGGTTAGATAGGTGTTGGCttacaaaatatttgaagttCTAAGGAGCCTTTGCTGTAGTTTGGCTGGAACACTTTATATCCAGGAAAAGTTAAACAACAGGATCTCTTTCCCTGAAATCTAAGTGTCTATTGAACCAACTGGTCATTTAAATagaagaagatgtgatatgattacctatgagacaactatccaccaaagttcaaatgaagaggatgtaagcaattataggtaaccgtacagcattcaacaatgagaaaaacttgTACTGTATGGTTGTCAacaaaggccccgacatgaacaatatcaaacaattcaattgagaaaactaacgaccttagtttataacaaaacaattttgaaaaacaaatatgacatctgactggggacaggcacatatgtataatttgtataaatcactaaatataaaaaaattaatgttagAGGTCCATATCTTACACACTTCCTCGTTGAACTCATTGTAGCATGCTTGCATTGAGTAATAGAGGTCATGGGTTTCAATCTTCAGTTGAAAAAATGTTTGCTGCTTCTCCCCAAGCATTTACTAGTAAAAGCAAATACTTGTCATCAATGTCAGAGTTATGTTATGGTAGAGTGAAATGTCTTTCTGCTGTTACTGTGTTAACTGGCATATTAAAAAATTGGGCTTAGCATTTTGTTGCAATCAGGGtttatattcatatcacattGACAAGCCTAGTCCTGATAtgcatgttatatttgccactagacattATCTATATTTCAAAGGATCATGTGATATTAATTGATCGAAATAGTTTGGGTATACACATATTTGAAATGCTTTTGATTAAATGAAGCAAGGTTTCCCTAAAAACTCAACAATTCCATGAAAAGTACTCACAAGTCAAAAGAGAGAACAACCTGACCAAAGCTTGAAATTAAGGGTATAGGCAATGTGACAGGCAGACATAAGGGTATAGGCAATGTGACAGGCAGACAAGGGTACAGGTAATGTGACAGGCAGACATAAGGGTATAGGCAATGTGACGGGCAGACATATTAAAGGGTATAGGCAATGTGACAGGCAGACATAAGGGTAAATTTATTGATTGATggattgttggtgtttaatgtCACTATTAGAAGTCTTGACTGCATTATGACAGCCAGTATTTATTGGTGGAAGAAGTGGAGTGCCCAGAGAGAAATACAGACCTTTAGCACATAATAGTATTATCTTTGTGATCAATTCACACACAAAAATATGTTGACAATATCATACACTTAATATAACATCTGGAACAATAAATTAAGGTGTtttgaatacaccttatcgctatttgtccgccattactggataccACACAGGTTCCCGtcaaattttgacgtcataaaacaaaatatcaggGATAGCTTACTGTACAGTATCAGTTTGTTCATTGTATTTTTCAGTAAGTTAACCCGTTGTAATACATCTTTGCTAGACATTGTTCTCATTGGCAACAATACCAAGTCcttatttctaaattaataaaaaacccaaacaaacatCAAAATAACAGAAAACAGAAAGTGCTGACGTATGAGTACTCAAAGTTACTAAAtgtaaaccagatgctctgcagggcccagctttatacgaccgcagaggttgaaccctgaacggttggggcaagtaaggacacaacattcaaactggattcagctctaaatttggattgtgattaaatagttgacacagcataggtttctgacacataatgaatgtggtctaatgaacttaaaatattttttttgcctagagtaattcactatgctgttgaatattaatcctctaaaaaaaatgtttgaagaatttttctttttatttatgaaatctaaaatgagaaaaatttacccccccccccttttttttcacatccccctttccctttttccaaaactgatctcaattcaaatttctaatggagtttgcaacaataaccactcatttaaatacatcataaaatattaaaatgtataataaagtgcttgttatcactgaatggtaaagattgttttaatttatcagttggtagtaaaagtgaatatacattgtatattgtataaaacaatgatttaaggtaattcaactactattctggacaaagaaagataactccaattgaaaatttcttgctattgcacaatatcaTGCAATtagaaatttcttgctattgcgcgataccgtgcaattgaaaatatttgctattgcacaatactgtgcaattgaagatttcttgctattgcgcaatactgtcaattgaaaatttcttgctattgcacacaATACTGTGccattgaagatttcttgctattgcggaatactgtgcaattgaaaatttcttgctattgcacaatacttaatataataattttggatcctaatttgaaccaatttgaaaactgggcccataaccaaaaatctaagtacatgtttagattcagaatatcaaaaaagcccaagaattcaatttttgttaaaataaaaattagtttaattttggacctttggactttaatgtagaccaatttgaaaacgggaccaaaaattaagaatctacatacacagttagattcggcatatcaaagaaccccaattattcaatttttgataaaatcaaacaaagttttttttggaccccgatttggaccaacttgaaaactgggcccataatcaaaaatctaagtacatgtttagattcagcatatcaaagagcctcaagaattcaatttttgttaaaatcaaactaaagtttaattttggaccctttggaccttaatgtagaccaatttgaaaatgggaccaaaaattaagaatctacatacacagttagattcggcatatcaaagaaccccaattattcaatttttgatgaaatcaaacaaagttcaactttggaccctttgggccccttattcctaaactgttgggaccaaaactcccaaaatcaaacccaaccttccttttatggtcataaacctt
This genomic window from Mytilus galloprovincialis chromosome 9, xbMytGall1.hap1.1, whole genome shotgun sequence contains:
- the LOC143045913 gene encoding mitochondrial import receptor subunit TOM22 homolog; the protein is MSLDGQGSPPKEIEDIPLDEDDDEVMDETIVERLVGLTEMFPEGLRNFCSQAVSLSGKYTVQGYGLTRNLLWVATSAATLLVLPVVFEKERAQHQEQQRQQERQILLGPNAAMGGSSPMMPGMMPPMPPTS